Proteins encoded by one window of Salvia splendens isolate huo1 chromosome 5, SspV2, whole genome shotgun sequence:
- the LOC121805956 gene encoding patellin-3-like — protein sequence MAEETKKAAPETAEEVVVCDVPVAEEPTNAVAGTEAEPEKAVEGEKETEVAESVSFKEESNKVDDLIDPEKKALDELKSLIQEALNKHEFTSPPPPPPSAVIETAEEPKSEEVKEEPKSEEVKEEPKSAEEKKEEPKPEEEKTEEEKIESCEAVSEAAPRAPEEKETPEEAVVEKVEEKVEAAEEIKETIVQEVKAEEAAAAPAEEEVAPEEVSIWGVTLLADERSDAILLKFLRARDFKVKEAFAMVKNVVAWRKEFKIDELLVEEGIGEGLEKVVYVNGVDKEGHPICYNAFGEFQDKELYSNTFSDAEKRAKFLRFYIQFLEKRIRGLDFSPEGICTIVQVTDLKNSPGLFFTKKELRQATNQALQLLQDNYPEFVAKQVFINVPWWYVAYNRMISPFLTQRTKSKFVFAGPTKTAETLFKYAAPEQVPVQYGGLSKAGGEFTTADTAVEEIIKPASKHTIELPISEGGTLAWEVRVVGWDVSYGAEFVPSAEGGYTWIIQKSRKIGQADEDVLSCSFKIGEPGKVVLTFDNQTSKKKKLLFRSNTKCSE from the exons ATGGCTGAGGAAACCAAGAAGGCAGCTCCCGAAACCGCCGAGGAGGTCGTGGTTTGTGACGTGCCGGTGGCGGAGGAGCCCACCAATGCCGTTGCGGGGACGGAGGCTGAGCCGGAGAAGGCCGTGGAGGGAGAGAAGGAGACAGAAGTTGCCGAATCTGTTTCCTTCAAGGAGGAGAGCAACAAAGTCGATGATCTCATTGATCCAGAGAAGAAAGCTTTGGACGAGCTCAAATCTTTGATTCAGGAGGCCTTGAACAAGCATGAGTTCACCTCTCCCCCACCTCCGCCGCCCTCCGCCGTTATAGAGACGGCGGAAGAGCCCAAATCTGAGGAGGTGAAGGAAGAGCCCAAATCGGAGGAGGTGAAGGAAGAGCCCAAATCCGCGgaggagaagaaggaagagcccAAACCTGAGGAGGAGAAGACGGAAGAAGAAAAAATCGAATCTTGTGAAGCAGTTTCCGAAGCAGCGCCGCGGGCGCCGGAAGAAAAGGAGACACCGGAGGAGGCGGTGGTTGAGAAGGTGGAGGAAAAGGTTGAAGCTGCTGAGGAAATCAAGGAGACCATAGTTCAAGAAGTGAAGGCTGAGGAGGCCGCCGCAGCTCCGGCGGAGGAGGAAGTAGCGCCGGAGGAGGTGTCGATTTGGGGGGTCACACTTCTCGCCGACGAGAGGAGTGATGCAATCCTGCTCAAGTTCCTGAGGGCTCGGGATTTCAAGGTGAAGGAAGCTTTCGCCATGGTGAAAAACGTGGTGGCGTGGAGGAAGGAATTCAAGATCGATGAGCTGTTGGTGGAGGAAGGAATCGGAGAAGGGCTCGAGAAAGTTGTGTATGTGAATGGAGTGGATAAAGAGGGGCACCCAATTTGTTACAATGCGTTTGGAGAGTTCCAAGATAAGGAGCTGTATAGCAACACTTTCTCTGATGCAGAGAAAAGAGCTAAGTTCTTGAGGTTTTATATTCAGTTCTTGGAGAAGAGAATTAGGGGGCTTGATTTTAGCCCTGAGGGGATTTGCACGATTGTGCAAGTTACTGATTTGAAGAATTCGCCTGGGTTGTTCTTCACCAAGAAAGAACTGAGGCAGGCTACAAATCAAGCCCTTCAACTGCTGCAGGATAATTATCCAGAATTTGTTGCCAAACAG GTGTTCATCAATGTGCCATGGTGGTATGTTGCTTACAATAGGATGATCAGTCCATTCTTGACTCAGAGGACTAAGAGCAAGTTTGTGTTTGCTGGTCCAACCAAGACTGCTGAGACCCTCTTCAA GTACGCTGCACCGGAGCAAGTCCCCGTGCAATACGGTGGTCTGAGCAAGGCCGGCGGGGAGTTCACCACTGCCGATACTGCAGTAGAGGAAATTATTAAGCCAGCAAGCAAGCACACAATTGAACTGCCAATTTCTGAG GGTGGCACGTTGGCGTGGGAGGTGAGGGTCGTCGGGTGGGACGTTTCCTATGGTGCGGAGTTTGTCCCGAGTGCTGAGGGCGGATACACGTGGATCATCCAAAAATCGAGGAAGATCGGGCAGGCGGACGAGGATGTATTGAGCTGCTCATTCAAGATTGGTGAACCGGGAAAGGTTGTGCTCACATTTGACAACCAAACATCTAAGAAGAAGAAGCTTCTCTTTAGGTCCAACACCAAGTGCTCTGAGTGA
- the LOC121802899 gene encoding uncharacterized protein LOC121802899, whose product MADGSKAEIPAKWDACLDLGLRRFVYSSLAGAVSGFLIFRSPATRWASIAFGAGVGIGSAYSECSLKFDESPPKLTSNVASTPLPEGNE is encoded by the exons ATGGCGGACGGAAGCAAAGCGGAGATACCTGCGAAATGGGATGCGTGCCTCGATTTAGGCCTCCGTCGTTTCGTTTACTCTTCGCTCGCCGGCGCCGTTTCGGGTTTCCTTATCTTCC GGAGTCCAGCTACACGGTGGGCGTCTATAGCTTTTGGTGCTGGAGTGGGGATAGGTTCCGCTTATTCAGAGTGCTCTCTTAAATTTGACGAATCTCCCCCCAAATTGACTTCTAATGTAGCCAGTACCCCTCTACCTGAG GGTAATGAGTGA
- the LOC121805799 gene encoding carboxymethylenebutenolidase homolog: MGLGSAPLSTAPPIYKLHENHLRPITRASPAALRFVQKSIANSWNEKRQKLAVGCSKVSVDKSIIDEACELVNGTELTIEDEGEVIPAYLFTAVKNNNGTGILLLSDIFGFHDSATTDFAYRVACNGYNVLVPDLFRGDSWRKDRPQALLEEWITKQKPEHVARAVFASARWIRDELSAAGISNKLGIIGFCFGGGRVVDILAQDQDAYFGSGVSFYGTRIDSSVASKIKVPLLLITGDEDALCPITKLEEITKSHDSAKVVVFNGRGHGFIHRPTAEEDADAEEAFNIMRNWLHDGLLVQK, from the exons ATGGGTTTGGGTTCAGCTCCCCTTTCTACAGCTCCACCAATCTATAAGCTGCACGAGAATCACCTCAGACCAATAACCAGAGCCTCCCCGGCTGCCCTTCGTT TTGTGCAGAAAAGCATTGCAAATTCATGGAATGAGAAAAGGCAGAAATTGGCAGTAGGATGCAGCAAAGTGAGTGTAGACAAGAGCATAATCGACGAAGCCTGTGAATTAGTGAATGGAACAGAGCTAACAATTGAAGACGAAGGAGAAGTAATACCAGCTTACCTATTCACGGCAGTCAAAAACAACAATGGCACAGGCATATTGCTCCTCTCTGACATATTCGGTTTTCATGACTCTGCCACCACAGATTTTGCTTATCGTGTTGCTTGCAACGGTTACAA TGTTCTAGTTCCTGACCTGTTTAGAGGGGATTCATGGAGAAAAGACAGGCCACAGGCTCTGCTTGAAGAGTGGATCACCAAGCAGAAGCCAGAACACGTGGCACGAGCTGTATTTGCATCAGCAAGATGGATAAGGGATGAACTTTCAGCTGCAGGGATATCAAACAAGCTAGGGATCATTGGATTCTGCTTTGGAGGTGGTAGAGTTGTAGATATTCTAGCTCAAGACCAGGATGCATATTTTGGCTCTGGAGTCTCATTTTATGGTACTAGGATTGACTCTTCTGTTGCTAGCAAGATAAAGGTACCTCTGCTATTAATCACAGGTGATGAGGATGCACTATGCCCAATCACTAAATTGGAGGAAATTACAAAGAGCCATGATAGTGCAAAGGTCGTTGTCTTCAACGGGAGAGGTCATGGTTTCATCCATAGGCCAACTGCAGAAGAAGATGCAGATGCAGAGGAAGCTTTTAATATAATGAGAAACTGGTTACATGATGGTTTGCTTGTACAAAAATGA
- the LOC121805800 gene encoding 60S ribosomal protein L6-like, which yields MAPKSVKSIRNPELIPGVRKCSRSQMYHKRGLWAIKAKNGGKFPQHEKAAAAPAVEEKPPKFYPADDIKKPLSNTRKAKPTKLRASITPGTVLIVLAGRFKGKRVVFLKQLSSGLLLVTGPYKVNGVPLRRVNQAYVIGTSTKVDISGVNLEKYDDKYFAKQVEKKQKKGESEFFEADKKEKNELPAEKKEDQKAVDTSLLKAIEAVPELKTYLGARFSLKAGMKPHELVF from the exons ATGGCGCCCAAATCGGTTAAATCGATCCGTAACCCGGAACTGATCCCCGGAGTTCGCAAGTGCTCACGCTCACAGATGTACCACAAGCGTGGGCTCTGGGCTATCAAGGCCAAAAACGGCGGAAAATTTCCCCAGCATGAGAAAGCCGCCGCAGCGCCGGCTGTGGAGGAGAAGCCTCCCAAATTCTACCCTGCCGATGACATTAAGAAGCCCCTCTCCAACACGCGCAAGGCCAAGCCTACAAAGCTCAG AGCGAGCATCACTCCCGGGACAGTGTTGATCGTACTAGCAGGGAGATTTAAGGGGAAGAGAGTTGTTTTCTTGAAGCAGCTTTCCTCTGGATTGCTTCTTGTAACTG GTCCATACAAGGTCAACGGTGTTCCTTTGAGACGTGTGAACCAGGCCTATGTCATAGGTACATCAACTAAAGTTGACATTTCTGGTGTAAACCTGGAGAAGTATGATGACAAGTACTTCGCTAAACAAGTTgagaagaagcagaagaaggGTGAAAGTGAATTCTTTGAGGCAGACAAGAAG GAGAAAAATGAGCTTCCTGCAGAAAAGAAAGAGGATCAGAAGGCTGTTGATACCTCCTTGTTGAAGGCTATTGAGGCTGTTCCAGAATTGAAGACATATTTGGGTGCCAGGTTTTCGCTTAAGGCTGGCATGAAGCCTCATGAGCTAGTTTTCTAG